A window from Streptomyces sp. NBC_00299 encodes these proteins:
- a CDS encoding FMN-binding protein codes for MKRAIPVLVLSIAGLIPVWRYEPSLGAAATPAPTPSASSSAASGSDAGSGSTVVKGSTVQTEKGPVQVQVTFQGTRITAVKMLQQPDHPQTTAAVPKLIAETLEAQSTDIDTVSGATITSDGYKESLQAAIDANAKSAASSSPSASASAAARSQTVDGSTVNTDKGPVQVQVTFDGDEIASVKMLQQPKHPQTTAAVPKLIAETLEAQSTDIDTVSGATITSDGYKESLQAAIDAKG; via the coding sequence GTGAAGCGAGCAATACCTGTCCTGGTCCTGAGCATCGCGGGCCTGATCCCGGTCTGGCGCTACGAGCCGTCGCTCGGCGCCGCCGCCACGCCGGCCCCGACGCCCTCGGCGTCGTCCTCCGCCGCGTCCGGCTCGGACGCGGGTTCGGGCAGCACGGTCGTCAAGGGCTCGACCGTGCAGACCGAGAAGGGTCCCGTGCAGGTCCAGGTGACCTTCCAGGGCACCAGGATCACGGCCGTGAAGATGCTCCAGCAGCCCGATCACCCGCAGACCACGGCCGCCGTCCCGAAGCTCATCGCCGAGACCCTCGAAGCCCAGAGCACGGACATCGACACCGTCTCCGGCGCCACCATCACCAGCGACGGCTACAAGGAGTCCCTCCAGGCCGCCATCGACGCGAACGCGAAGTCGGCGGCCTCGTCCTCCCCGTCGGCGTCCGCGTCCGCCGCCGCGCGGTCGCAGACGGTCGACGGCTCGACGGTGAACACCGACAAGGGTCCCGTCCAGGTGCAGGTGACCTTCGACGGCGACGAGATCGCCTCGGTGAAGATGCTCCAGCAGCCGAAACACCCGCAGACCACGGCCGCCGTCCCGAAGCTCATCGCCGAGACCCTCGAAGCCCAGAGCACGGACATCGACACCGTCTCCGGCGCCACCATCACCAGCGACGGCTACAAGGAGTCCCTCCAGGCCGCCATCGACGCGAAGGGCTGA
- a CDS encoding FAD:protein FMN transferase translates to MGFPVSLRVDDGHVGEEAADAVFAWLREVDARFSPFKADSEVCRLDRGEVARGEVSADLAEVLGLCEEYRVATGGAFDVRLPGRGLDPCAVVKGWSVQRAAELLRAAGARRFVLNAGGDVVAAGGPWRVGIRHPEQADKVCTVAELTDGAVATSARYERGDHIIDGRTGRAATGLLSLSVVASSLTVADTVATAASAMGTDGVEWAAARPGCEVFAVDTGRRVFRTEGFPVAAAQAA, encoded by the coding sequence ATGGGGTTCCCGGTCTCGCTGCGGGTCGACGACGGGCACGTCGGCGAGGAGGCGGCCGATGCCGTGTTCGCGTGGCTGCGTGAGGTCGACGCCCGGTTCAGCCCGTTCAAGGCCGACAGCGAGGTCTGCCGGCTGGACCGCGGGGAGGTCGCCCGGGGTGAGGTCAGCGCGGACCTAGCCGAGGTGCTGGGGCTGTGCGAGGAGTACCGGGTCGCCACCGGCGGCGCCTTCGACGTACGGCTGCCCGGGCGCGGGCTCGATCCGTGCGCGGTGGTGAAGGGCTGGTCCGTGCAGCGGGCCGCCGAGCTGCTGAGGGCGGCGGGAGCGCGGCGCTTCGTACTGAACGCCGGTGGTGACGTGGTCGCCGCGGGCGGGCCCTGGCGGGTGGGGATACGGCACCCCGAGCAGGCCGACAAGGTGTGCACGGTCGCCGAGCTCACGGACGGCGCCGTCGCGACGTCCGCTCGCTACGAGCGCGGCGACCACATCATCGACGGGCGCACCGGGCGGGCGGCGACGGGTCTGCTGTCCCTCTCCGTCGTGGCGTCCTCCCTGACCGTGGCGGACACCGTCGCGACCGCCGCGTCCGCGATGGGCACGGACGGCGTCGAGTGGGCCGCCGCACGGCCGGGCTGCGAGGTGTTCGCGGTGGACACCGGGCGGCGGGTCTTCCGTACGGAGGGCTTTCCGGTGGCGGCGGCGCAGGCGGCCTAA
- a CDS encoding molybdopterin-dependent oxidoreductase, with the protein MARSANSPLTPFSPAFWRSPLRGPWLTSVLGIVLLGGITVLFVTGLVSYAAYNPNLAPVNDKTPDKGILGFYLFSWPTSPHWLYRLNQGVHVTLGITLIPVLLAKLWSVLPKLFTLPPARSLAHALERISLLLLVGGALFEFVTGVLNVQLDYLFPGSFYTLHFYGAWVFIGAFVVHAVLKAPTALRNLRRMREGKEEGTGEGTGEEDRELIAPSPAAPTVSRRGALWFVGGGSLLLFATTVGQNFDGFLRRTALLAPHGGAEPGSGPGGFQINKTAAYAGIREADTSDEAWRLVVEGRDGRTVRLSRAELLDMPLYSAALPIACVEGWSTSDQWWRGVRLRDLAALVGHDQESPDVLVESLQQRGAFRRAALRANQVADSRSLLALFVNGEDLTPDHGYPARIIVPAAPGVLNTKWVARLTFGDL; encoded by the coding sequence ATGGCACGGTCTGCGAACTCTCCCCTGACTCCCTTCTCTCCCGCCTTCTGGCGCAGCCCGCTGCGCGGCCCGTGGCTGACCTCGGTCCTCGGCATCGTGCTGCTCGGCGGGATCACGGTGCTGTTCGTGACGGGGCTGGTCTCCTACGCCGCCTACAACCCGAACCTGGCGCCGGTGAACGACAAGACGCCGGACAAGGGGATCCTCGGCTTCTACCTCTTCTCCTGGCCGACCAGCCCGCACTGGCTGTACCGCCTCAACCAGGGCGTCCACGTCACGCTCGGCATCACACTGATCCCCGTGCTCCTGGCCAAGCTGTGGTCGGTCCTGCCGAAGCTCTTCACGCTGCCGCCGGCCCGCTCGCTCGCGCACGCGCTGGAGCGGATCTCGCTGCTGCTCCTGGTCGGGGGCGCGCTGTTCGAGTTCGTGACGGGCGTGCTGAACGTCCAGCTCGACTACCTCTTCCCCGGCTCCTTCTACACCCTGCACTTCTACGGGGCGTGGGTGTTCATCGGCGCGTTCGTCGTGCACGCCGTGCTGAAGGCCCCCACCGCGCTGCGGAACCTGCGCCGCATGCGGGAGGGGAAGGAAGAGGGGACCGGGGAGGGCACGGGGGAGGAGGACAGGGAGCTGATCGCGCCGAGTCCCGCCGCACCGACCGTCTCCAGGCGCGGCGCCCTGTGGTTCGTCGGCGGCGGCTCGCTGCTGCTGTTCGCCACGACCGTCGGACAGAACTTCGACGGCTTCCTGCGCCGGACCGCCCTCCTCGCCCCGCACGGCGGTGCCGAGCCGGGGAGCGGGCCGGGCGGCTTCCAGATCAACAAGACGGCCGCGTACGCGGGGATCCGCGAGGCCGACACGAGCGACGAGGCGTGGCGGCTGGTCGTCGAGGGCCGGGACGGCCGGACGGTCCGCCTCAGCCGTGCCGAGCTGCTCGACATGCCGCTGTACAGCGCGGCGTTGCCCATCGCCTGCGTGGAGGGCTGGTCGACGTCCGACCAGTGGTGGCGGGGCGTACGGCTGCGGGACCTCGCGGCGCTGGTCGGCCACGACCAGGAATCGCCCGACGTCCTGGTGGAGTCGCTCCAGCAGCGCGGCGCCTTCCGGCGGGCCGCCCTGCGGGCCAACCAGGTCGCCGACTCCCGTTCCCTGCTCGCCCTGTTCGTCAACGGCGAGGACCTGACCCCCGACCACGGCTACCCGGCACGGATCATCGTGCCCGCCGCGCCCGGTGTGCTGAACACCAAGTGGGTGGCGCGGCTGACGTTCGGAGACCTGTGA
- a CDS encoding response regulator transcription factor — protein sequence MEQQQPYQQAGGGPGARVLVVDDDPTVAEVVSGYLDRAGYVVDRAGDGPDALARAAAHWPDLVVLDLMLPGMDGLEVCRRMRGQGPVPVIMLTARGDEDDRILGLEVGADDYVTKPFSPRELVLRVESVLRRTRPGPARPQGTLRAAGLSVDRAARRATKNNAELALTIREFDLLAFFLRHPGRVFSREDLMREVWGWDFGDLSTVTVHVRRLRGKVEDDPARPQLIQTVWGVGYRFDATGTAAPGPAHAPSPAGEA from the coding sequence ATGGAGCAGCAACAGCCGTATCAGCAGGCCGGGGGCGGGCCCGGGGCCAGGGTTCTCGTCGTCGACGACGACCCCACCGTGGCCGAAGTCGTCTCGGGCTACCTCGACCGCGCCGGATACGTCGTGGACCGCGCCGGAGACGGCCCCGACGCCCTCGCCCGGGCCGCCGCGCACTGGCCGGACCTGGTCGTGCTGGACCTGATGCTGCCCGGCATGGACGGCCTGGAGGTGTGCCGCCGGATGCGCGGCCAGGGGCCCGTGCCGGTCATCATGCTCACCGCCCGCGGCGACGAGGACGACCGCATCCTCGGCCTGGAGGTCGGCGCCGACGACTACGTCACCAAGCCCTTCAGCCCGCGCGAACTCGTCCTGCGCGTCGAGTCGGTGCTCCGCCGCACCCGCCCCGGCCCCGCCCGGCCGCAGGGCACCCTGCGCGCGGCCGGCCTCTCGGTCGACCGGGCGGCCCGCCGCGCCACCAAGAACAACGCCGAACTCGCCCTCACCATCCGTGAGTTCGACCTCCTCGCGTTCTTCCTGCGGCACCCCGGCCGGGTCTTCAGCCGCGAGGACCTGATGCGCGAGGTGTGGGGCTGGGACTTCGGCGATCTGTCGACCGTCACCGTCCATGTCCGCCGGTTGCGCGGCAAGGTGGAGGACGATCCGGCCAGGCCCCAGCTCATCCAGACGGTGTGGGGCGTCGGCTACCGCTTCGACGCGACCGGTACCGCCGCCCCGGGTCCCGCCCACGCTCCTTCTCCCGCCGGGGAGGCGTGA
- a CDS encoding ferredoxin reductase family protein has product MTTVQSPPAPPTAIRPRVVARTGLYAVLAANVAVVLYFFSAAGFASNALIVIGRLTGLCGALLMAFQLLLVARLPWLDRRIGMDRLTSWHRWTGFSVLWALLAHAVFITFGYAESSSMDPVNQLIDLAETVEGVLRAVVALGIIIVIGVVSARFARRRLAYETWHFIHLYTYVAVVLAFTHQVAVGTSFTSSSAATAYWYAVWGVALGAVFVGRLVLPLWRNWRHQFRVSAVVPESDNVVSVYITGRDLDRLPARAGQFFLWRFLTKDRWWQANPFSLSAAPDGNQLRLTAKAAGDGSASLRHLKVGTRVFAEGPYGAFTAMHRTRPEAVLIAGGVGVTPIRALLEELHGHAVVLYRVASDRDAVLYGELAELAHAKGAELHLVTGPVTPDRLAPAELERLVPGITDRDVFLCGPPPMMNAVIGSLRELGVPKEQVHFERFSLAG; this is encoded by the coding sequence GTGACGACCGTCCAATCGCCCCCTGCGCCCCCCACGGCGATACGCCCCAGGGTCGTCGCCCGCACGGGGCTGTACGCCGTGCTGGCCGCGAACGTGGCCGTGGTGCTCTACTTCTTCTCCGCCGCCGGCTTCGCCTCCAACGCGCTCATCGTGATCGGCCGCCTCACCGGCCTGTGCGGTGCGCTGCTCATGGCCTTCCAGCTGCTGCTTGTGGCCCGGCTGCCGTGGCTCGACCGCCGCATCGGCATGGACCGGCTGACCTCCTGGCACCGCTGGACCGGCTTCAGCGTCCTGTGGGCCCTCCTCGCACACGCCGTGTTCATCACCTTCGGCTACGCCGAGTCGTCGTCCATGGACCCGGTGAACCAGCTGATCGACCTGGCCGAGACGGTCGAGGGCGTGCTGCGGGCCGTCGTCGCGCTGGGGATCATCATCGTGATCGGTGTCGTCTCGGCCCGGTTCGCGCGGCGCCGGCTGGCGTACGAGACGTGGCACTTCATCCACCTGTACACCTACGTGGCGGTGGTCCTGGCCTTCACGCACCAGGTCGCGGTCGGTACGTCCTTCACCTCCTCGTCCGCCGCCACGGCGTACTGGTACGCGGTGTGGGGCGTGGCGCTCGGCGCGGTGTTCGTCGGCCGGCTGGTCCTGCCGCTGTGGCGGAACTGGCGCCACCAGTTCCGGGTGTCCGCCGTGGTCCCCGAGTCCGACAACGTCGTCTCCGTCTACATCACCGGCCGTGACCTGGACCGGCTGCCCGCGCGGGCCGGCCAGTTCTTCCTGTGGCGGTTCCTGACGAAGGACCGCTGGTGGCAGGCCAACCCGTTCTCCCTGTCGGCCGCTCCCGACGGCAACCAGTTGCGGCTCACGGCCAAGGCAGCCGGCGACGGCTCGGCGTCCCTGAGGCACCTCAAGGTCGGCACGCGTGTGTTCGCGGAGGGCCCGTACGGCGCGTTCACCGCGATGCACCGCACCCGGCCGGAGGCGGTGCTGATCGCGGGCGGCGTCGGTGTCACCCCGATCCGGGCGCTGCTGGAGGAACTGCACGGCCACGCGGTGGTGCTCTACCGGGTCGCCTCGGACCGGGACGCGGTCCTGTACGGCGAGCTGGCGGAACTCGCCCACGCCAAGGGCGCCGAGCTGCACCTGGTCACCGGCCCGGTCACGCCGGACAGGCTGGCCCCGGCGGAGCTGGAGCGGCTGGTCCCCGGCATCACCGACCGGGACGTCTTCCTGTGCGGCCCGCCGCCCATGATGAACGCGGTGATCGGCAGCCTGCGCGAGCTGGGCGTGCCCAAGGAGCAGGTCCACTTCGAGCGATTCAGCCTGGCCGGCTGA
- a CDS encoding TIGR04282 family arsenosugar biosynthesis glycosyltransferase, whose amino-acid sequence MTTLLVIAKEPRPGRVKTRLTPPFTPEEAALLAEAALVDTLDAVARTPARRRVLVLDGTPGPWVPPGFDVVRQCAGGLDERLAEAFAGCDGPALLVGMDTPQVTPELLTVDWSDCDAYFGPAEDGGFWALGMAEPDPARLRGVPMSTPQTGEAQRARLAGLRVRDLPCLRDVDTASDADLVAEAAPGGRFATALARLTPTVDR is encoded by the coding sequence GTGACCACGCTCCTCGTCATTGCCAAGGAGCCCCGACCGGGGCGGGTGAAGACCAGGCTGACGCCGCCCTTCACGCCCGAGGAGGCGGCCCTGCTTGCGGAGGCGGCGCTCGTGGACACGTTGGACGCCGTGGCGCGGACGCCGGCTCGCCGCCGGGTGTTGGTCCTGGACGGAACGCCGGGCCCCTGGGTGCCGCCCGGATTCGACGTCGTACGGCAGTGCGCGGGCGGCCTCGACGAACGGCTGGCCGAAGCCTTCGCGGGGTGTGACGGGCCTGCGCTGCTCGTCGGCATGGACACCCCGCAGGTGACACCGGAGTTGCTGACCGTGGACTGGTCGGACTGCGACGCGTACTTCGGTCCCGCCGAGGACGGCGGCTTCTGGGCGCTCGGCATGGCCGAACCGGACCCGGCACGGCTGCGCGGCGTCCCGATGTCGACGCCGCAGACCGGCGAAGCGCAGCGGGCCCGGCTCGCCGGTCTGCGCGTGCGCGACCTGCCCTGTCTGCGCGACGTCGACACGGCATCCGACGCCGACCTGGTCGCCGAGGCGGCACCGGGCGGACGCTTCGCAACAGCGCTGGCCCGCCTCACCCCGACGGTGGACCGATGA
- a CDS encoding response regulator transcription factor translates to MEKVRLLVVDDDPPIADLVATVARYEGWDAVTANSGEEALRLAAEFHPDIVVLDLMLPDVDGFGVLDRLRGAGKMVPVVFLTARDGVADRVAGLTRGGDDYLVKPFAVEELMARLRTVLRRSAGPGFQRSVLRVADLTMDEDTREVRRGDKQLTLTPTEYEVLRYLMRKSPTVLTKAQILDHVWEYGFGGRSNVVELVVSRLRRKLDEPDDGRGPLIHTVRGFGYVIRQAAE, encoded by the coding sequence GTGGAGAAAGTACGCCTGCTGGTCGTGGACGACGACCCGCCCATCGCCGACCTCGTCGCGACGGTCGCCCGCTACGAGGGCTGGGACGCGGTCACCGCGAACTCCGGCGAGGAGGCGCTGCGGCTGGCCGCCGAGTTCCACCCGGACATCGTGGTCCTGGACCTGATGCTGCCCGACGTGGACGGCTTCGGCGTCCTGGACCGGCTGCGCGGCGCCGGGAAAATGGTGCCCGTGGTGTTCCTGACGGCCCGCGACGGGGTCGCCGACCGGGTGGCCGGCCTGACCCGCGGCGGCGACGACTACCTGGTCAAACCGTTCGCCGTGGAGGAGCTGATGGCCCGGCTGCGCACCGTGCTGCGGCGCAGCGCCGGACCCGGCTTCCAGCGTTCCGTCCTTCGGGTGGCCGACCTGACGATGGACGAGGACACCCGCGAGGTCCGCCGCGGCGACAAACAGCTCACGCTCACGCCCACCGAGTACGAGGTCCTGCGCTACCTGATGCGCAAGTCGCCGACCGTGCTCACCAAGGCGCAGATCCTCGACCATGTGTGGGAGTACGGCTTCGGCGGCCGCTCGAACGTCGTCGAACTGGTCGTCAGCCGGCTGCGCCGCAAGCTCGACGAGCCCGACGACGGCCGCGGACCGCTGATCCACACCGTGCGCGGCTTCGGATACGTGATCCGGCAGGCGGCGGAGTGA
- a CDS encoding NAD-dependent epimerase/dehydratase family protein, protein MRVLVTGGAGFIGSHIVEALKAHGHEPVVYDVRPDAESDVRNPYAVRQALTGVDAVCHQAAMVGLGAGFADATEYVSRNDLGTAVLLTAMADAGVRRLVLAGSMVVYGEGRYVCGRHGVVRPGPRAVADLDAGRFEPPCPQCGADLAPGLVAEDAPADPRNVYATTKLAQEHLAAAWARATDGTAVSLRYHNVYGPGMPRDTPYAGVASFFRSALARDEAPRVFEDGRQRRDFVHVRDVAAANVAALEASAQALPGGALTAYNTGSGDPHTVGEMAHALAEAYGGPEPVVTGEYRLGDVRHITADSARLRAELGWKAEVGFADGMREFAVAGMRGA, encoded by the coding sequence ATGCGTGTACTGGTCACCGGCGGTGCCGGTTTCATCGGGTCCCACATCGTCGAGGCGCTCAAGGCGCACGGGCACGAACCCGTCGTGTACGACGTCCGTCCCGACGCCGAGTCGGACGTACGCAACCCCTACGCCGTCCGCCAGGCACTGACCGGCGTCGACGCCGTGTGCCACCAGGCCGCGATGGTCGGCCTCGGCGCCGGTTTCGCCGACGCCACGGAGTACGTCTCCCGCAACGACCTGGGCACGGCCGTACTCCTGACCGCCATGGCCGACGCGGGCGTACGCCGACTGGTGCTGGCCGGATCGATGGTGGTGTACGGCGAGGGGCGCTACGTGTGCGGGCGGCACGGCGTCGTACGCCCCGGCCCGCGCGCCGTGGCCGATCTCGACGCGGGCCGGTTCGAGCCGCCCTGCCCGCAGTGCGGCGCCGACCTCGCCCCCGGGCTGGTCGCGGAGGACGCCCCGGCCGACCCGCGCAACGTGTACGCGACGACGAAGCTCGCCCAGGAACACCTCGCCGCGGCATGGGCACGCGCGACGGACGGCACCGCGGTGTCCCTGCGCTACCACAACGTCTACGGACCGGGCATGCCCCGCGACACCCCCTATGCGGGCGTCGCGTCCTTCTTCCGCTCGGCGCTCGCACGCGACGAGGCGCCCCGCGTCTTCGAGGACGGCCGTCAGCGGCGGGACTTCGTCCACGTCCGGGACGTGGCCGCCGCCAACGTGGCCGCGCTGGAGGCGAGTGCGCAAGCCCTTCCGGGGGGTGCGCTCACGGCGTACAACACCGGCAGCGGCGACCCGCACACCGTCGGCGAGATGGCCCACGCGCTCGCGGAGGCGTACGGCGGTCCCGAGCCGGTTGTGACCGGGGAGTACCGGCTGGGCGACGTACGGCACATCACGGCCGACTCGGCGCGGCTGCGCGCGGAGTTGGGCTGGAAGGCCGAGGTGGGGTTCGCCGACGGGATGCGGGAGTTCGCGGTGGCCGGAATGCGAGGGGCGTAG
- a CDS encoding sensor histidine kinase translates to MIGRLRRAYRGMRLGTRLALGLGLLALFVFGVVGTALTTYMKDYLSAQLDTQLAQGQIAQSKSIADYGTLSGKKYYSWFYAVYDVSDGKPVLRRPEDPADLPQDVDDFTSLATAQTGAHTEILRTEHLKGKGEYRLRACEVEPGVVLVSAAPMEDIEDTVGQLVTIQAVTFGLALLALVVFGRGMLRRGLKPLSDMAHTARDITSHDLTDSAQLPVRHARRGGGPEVEELRTAFNTMLEHIDDSLAVRAEAEQRLRRFVADASHELRTPLMSVRGYADLFQYAAANAPEERERHLARLRAEAARMGFLLDDLLLLARLDAAEVETPLRMQGADLVDLVEQAADAFRVTHADHPLTLAPGPGILKVRLDPQRIRQVLDNLLTNAAIHTPAGTPVSVAVTAAEGAAVVRITDAGPGIPPADRIRVFDRFYRVDKARSRDRGGSGLGLAVAQSLVQAHGGHIELSSEPGQTVFTVTVPLVVDGEREAGLTDP, encoded by the coding sequence GTGATCGGGCGGCTGCGGCGGGCGTACCGCGGGATGCGGCTCGGCACCCGCCTGGCGCTGGGCCTCGGGCTGCTGGCGCTGTTCGTGTTCGGCGTCGTCGGCACGGCCCTGACCACGTACATGAAGGACTACCTGTCGGCCCAGCTCGACACCCAGCTCGCGCAGGGCCAGATCGCCCAGTCCAAGAGCATCGCGGACTACGGCACGCTCTCGGGCAAGAAGTACTACAGCTGGTTCTACGCCGTGTACGACGTGTCGGACGGCAAGCCCGTGCTGCGCCGGCCCGAGGACCCCGCCGACCTGCCGCAGGACGTCGACGACTTCACCTCGCTGGCCACGGCACAGACCGGCGCGCACACGGAGATCCTGCGCACCGAGCATCTGAAGGGCAAGGGCGAGTACCGGCTGCGGGCCTGCGAGGTCGAGCCCGGCGTGGTGCTGGTCAGCGCCGCGCCGATGGAGGACATCGAGGACACCGTGGGCCAGCTGGTCACCATCCAGGCGGTCACCTTCGGGCTCGCGCTGCTGGCCCTCGTGGTGTTCGGACGGGGGATGCTGCGGCGGGGCCTGAAGCCACTGAGCGACATGGCGCACACCGCCCGCGACATCACCTCGCACGACCTCACCGACTCGGCCCAGCTGCCCGTACGGCACGCACGGCGCGGCGGCGGCCCCGAGGTGGAGGAACTGCGCACCGCGTTCAACACCATGCTGGAGCACATCGACGACTCCCTCGCGGTGCGCGCGGAGGCGGAGCAGCGTCTGCGCCGCTTCGTGGCGGACGCCTCGCACGAACTCCGTACGCCTTTGATGTCGGTCCGGGGCTACGCCGACCTCTTCCAGTACGCCGCGGCCAACGCCCCCGAGGAGCGGGAGCGGCACCTGGCCCGGCTGCGTGCCGAGGCCGCCCGCATGGGCTTTCTCCTCGACGACCTGCTGCTGCTCGCCCGCCTGGACGCCGCCGAGGTGGAGACGCCGCTGCGGATGCAGGGCGCGGACCTGGTGGACCTGGTCGAACAGGCGGCGGACGCCTTCCGCGTCACCCACGCCGACCACCCCCTGACCCTCGCCCCCGGCCCCGGCATCCTGAAAGTGCGCCTCGACCCCCAGCGCATCCGTCAGGTGCTGGACAACCTCCTCACCAACGCGGCGATCCACACACCCGCCGGAACGCCGGTGTCCGTCGCGGTCACGGCGGCGGAGGGCGCCGCCGTCGTCCGGATCACCGACGCCGGTCCCGGCATCCCGCCCGCCGACCGGATACGCGTCTTCGACCGCTTCTACCGCGTCGACAAGGCCCGCAGCCGCGACCGGGGCGGCAGCGGACTCGGACTTGCGGTGGCGCAGTCCCTGGTCCAGGCCCACGGGGGCCACATCGAGCTGAGCAGTGAGCCCGGGCAGACGGTGTTCACGGTGACGGTTCCGCTCGTGGTGGACGGGGAGCGGGAGGCAGGTCTTACGGACCCGTGA
- a CDS encoding sensor histidine kinase, producing MRDTLLIALFAFLGAAAAGVLGACLLVLIRRRSLIVHLTVVAGVGITAMLAGTLAVAQAMFLNGHDLSVVTTVVAMAAVVSLATALLLGRWVAARSHALALAARSFGDGGDFTSPDGVATAELAELSRELEATSAKLAESRERERALESSRRELVAWISHDLRTPLAGLRAMAEALEDGVAVDPDRYLKQIRMEVERLNGMVGDLFELSRIHAGTLALSTSRISLYDLVGDALAGADPLARECGVRLVGERIEPVPVEVDGKEMSRVLGNLLVNAIRRTPADGTVALAAERSADGVVLSVTDGCGGIPDEDLPRVFDTGWRGTHARTPPAGAGLGLAIVRGIVEAHAGRASVRNVPGGCRFEVVLPAAAS from the coding sequence ATGCGCGACACCCTCCTGATCGCCCTCTTCGCCTTCCTCGGCGCCGCCGCGGCCGGAGTGCTCGGCGCGTGCCTGCTCGTGCTGATCCGGCGCCGCTCGCTCATCGTGCACCTCACCGTGGTCGCCGGCGTCGGTATCACCGCGATGCTCGCGGGCACGCTCGCCGTCGCCCAGGCGATGTTCCTGAACGGGCACGACCTGAGCGTCGTCACGACCGTCGTCGCGATGGCCGCCGTGGTCTCCCTGGCCACCGCCCTGCTGCTCGGCCGCTGGGTCGCCGCCCGCAGCCACGCCCTCGCGCTCGCCGCCCGGTCCTTCGGCGACGGCGGCGACTTCACCTCGCCCGACGGCGTCGCCACCGCCGAACTCGCCGAGCTGAGCCGCGAGTTGGAGGCGACCAGCGCCAAGCTCGCCGAGTCCCGCGAGCGGGAGCGGGCGCTCGAGTCCTCCCGGCGTGAGCTCGTCGCCTGGATCTCCCACGATCTGCGCACCCCGCTGGCCGGCCTGCGTGCGATGGCGGAGGCGCTGGAGGACGGGGTCGCCGTCGATCCCGACCGCTATCTCAAGCAGATCCGGATGGAGGTCGAGCGACTCAACGGCATGGTGGGCGACCTCTTCGAACTGTCCCGCATCCACGCGGGGACGCTGGCGCTGAGCACGAGCCGGATCTCCCTGTACGACCTGGTCGGCGACGCGCTGGCGGGCGCCGACCCACTGGCCCGCGAGTGCGGCGTGCGGCTGGTGGGCGAGCGGATCGAACCGGTGCCGGTCGAGGTGGACGGCAAGGAGATGAGCCGGGTGCTGGGCAATCTGCTGGTGAACGCGATCCGCCGGACGCCCGCCGACGGCACCGTCGCCCTCGCCGCCGAACGCTCGGCCGACGGCGTGGTCCTGTCCGTCACCGACGGCTGCGGCGGGATCCCCGACGAGGACCTGCCGCGGGTCTTCGACACCGGCTGGCGCGGCACGCATGCGCGTACCCCTCCGGCGGGGGCGGGGCTCGGCCTCGCCATCGTGCGGGGCATCGTGGAGGCGCACGCGGGACGAGCCTCGGTACGGAACGTCCCCGGGGGGTGCCGCTTCGAGGTGGTGCTGCCCGCTGCCGCTTCCTGA